In the bacterium genome, one interval contains:
- a CDS encoding hemolysin family protein, whose product MLIDSSFILKLILFIFLLAFSAFFAGSESALFSLGKLRVRRLRSKSQKTYKAAKALLDQPTKLISTLLIGNEVVNAAIGIVGTSLVYQILKPYVSPSWLPFFSVALVLPVLLIFGEMLPKTYGLKRPEILAGLNASALQKFSSLIRPVRDLIVWAPEKILQLLGQKKQDHDSISEDVFRAMVDTSAQEGVLDTQEQSIIHNVLKLDDIMVNKIMTSKETIAYFYEDTLLSQVFDELQIHAYSRFPILSRTEQTVSGVLYAKDLLSIENFDDSVSAKDIMRKPLFIQPKSNALELFTLFKLNKMHFAVVSSDHKEDFLGVVTLEDVLEEIFGDLKDERDLEDEEDQ is encoded by the coding sequence ATGCTCATAGACTCCAGCTTTATTTTAAAACTTATTTTATTTATTTTTCTTTTAGCCTTTTCAGCCTTCTTTGCTGGATCAGAATCAGCTTTATTCAGTCTGGGTAAATTACGTGTTCGCCGGCTGAGATCAAAGAGTCAAAAAACCTATAAAGCTGCAAAAGCTTTACTCGATCAACCCACCAAACTCATTTCTACCCTATTGATTGGAAATGAGGTGGTTAACGCTGCCATTGGTATTGTTGGAACTTCACTTGTTTATCAAATTTTAAAACCTTATGTTTCGCCCTCATGGCTGCCTTTTTTTTCTGTAGCACTGGTTTTGCCGGTTCTTTTAATTTTTGGTGAAATGCTTCCTAAAACCTACGGGCTCAAACGTCCGGAAATTCTGGCTGGCCTCAATGCTTCAGCCTTACAAAAATTCTCTTCTTTGATTAGACCTGTCCGAGACTTAATTGTTTGGGCACCAGAAAAAATACTGCAACTGCTTGGACAAAAAAAGCAAGATCACGACTCTATCAGTGAAGACGTGTTTAGAGCAATGGTTGATACCAGTGCTCAAGAGGGAGTACTGGATACGCAAGAGCAGTCTATCATTCATAATGTCCTCAAGCTTGATGATATTATGGTCAATAAAATCATGACCAGCAAAGAGACCATTGCCTACTTCTATGAAGACACCTTATTGAGTCAGGTTTTTGATGAATTGCAAATCCATGCCTATTCTAGGTTTCCTATTTTATCTCGCACAGAGCAAACGGTGTCAGGTGTACTCTACGCCAAAGATTTATTGAGCATAGAAAACTTTGATGACTCCGTCAGTGCAAAAGACATTATGCGTAAACCCTTATTTATTCAGCCTAAATCCAATGCCCTAGAACTGTTCACTTTGTTCAAACTCAATAAAATGCATTTTGCGGTGGTGAGTAGTGATCATAAAGAAGACTTTCTAGGGGTTGTTACTTTAGAAGATGTTTTAGAGGAAATTTTTGGTGATCTCAAAGATGAACGTGATTTGGAAGATGAGGAAGACCAATGA
- a CDS encoding HAMP domain-containing histidine kinase: MKQNFSLRRRFLYLSSALLLALIIASTVVLERVHHQTQINGQKQNATALLNLLIASTELGSKNVFQVDIEKLPEAFFNGEVIALIQESNSNQIVWQSTSTQLNNLPKSPLGLGEIFFKKLNPFVQTKRFIASLPMQWQVDDEISYDITFTVLQDGQSFLNQQAYFRFRAMIAILILGCLFVVLQYIFINTGFTPIQKIEKAIHSIRQGKASHIDDTSSTPHELLSMIQSLNLLLEHQKNVNLSSKQAADDLAHSLKTPLTALKSQIELLNTLSSKEKKQLKELMDNANGLIERKLSLLKQQHQPAFLHNVELKPIIERVANALKKTSFKEVQFKMDMATSLEYPIHPDDFYELMGSVLENAFKYAQTQISISVKPDQASLKLIIHDDGQGFPTEDPMRLLARGKRLDEHSSGTGLGLYISEQIVQRYKGTIKLSNDSGAKVKINLPL; the protein is encoded by the coding sequence ATGAAACAAAATTTTTCACTGCGGCGGCGTTTTTTGTATTTATCCAGTGCTCTGCTTTTGGCGCTAATCATAGCTAGTACAGTTGTTCTTGAACGGGTTCATCACCAAACGCAGATAAATGGACAAAAACAAAATGCTACTGCCTTGCTGAATTTATTGATTGCTTCAACAGAACTGGGATCAAAAAATGTATTTCAAGTGGATATAGAAAAATTACCTGAAGCTTTTTTTAATGGTGAGGTGATTGCCCTGATTCAAGAAAGCAATTCGAATCAAATTGTTTGGCAAAGTACTTCAACGCAACTGAACAACTTACCCAAAAGCCCTTTGGGTTTGGGAGAAATATTTTTTAAAAAGTTAAACCCCTTTGTCCAAACCAAGCGTTTTATTGCTAGTTTACCCATGCAGTGGCAAGTGGATGATGAAATATCTTATGATATCACCTTTACTGTTTTGCAAGACGGACAAAGCTTTTTAAATCAGCAGGCTTATTTTCGCTTTAGAGCTATGATTGCTATTTTAATTTTGGGCTGTTTGTTTGTTGTTTTACAATATATTTTTATCAACACCGGCTTTACGCCCATTCAAAAAATTGAAAAAGCCATTCACTCTATTCGTCAAGGAAAGGCCAGTCATATAGATGATACGAGCTCTACACCCCATGAACTTCTTTCCATGATCCAAAGTCTTAACTTACTTTTGGAACATCAAAAAAATGTTAATCTGTCCAGCAAACAAGCGGCAGATGACCTTGCACACAGTCTTAAAACACCTCTTACTGCTTTAAAAAGTCAAATTGAGTTACTGAATACGCTTTCTTCAAAAGAGAAAAAACAGCTTAAAGAACTAATGGATAATGCCAACGGTTTGATTGAAAGAAAACTTTCCTTACTTAAACAGCAGCATCAACCTGCTTTTCTTCATAACGTTGAACTCAAACCCATCATAGAACGCGTTGCCAATGCTTTAAAAAAAACATCCTTCAAGGAAGTTCAATTTAAAATGGATATGGCCACTAGTCTTGAATATCCTATCCATCCAGATGACTTTTATGAATTGATGGGCAGCGTTTTAGAAAATGCCTTTAAGTATGCACAAACACAGATTTCTATCAGCGTAAAACCTGATCAAGCTTCACTTAAGCTCATTATCCACGATGATGGCCAAGGTTTTCCTACTGAAGATCCTATGCGTTTACTGGCCAGAGGCAAACGCTTGGATGAACACTCGTCGGGAACTGGCTTAGGCTTATACATCAGTGAACAAATTGTTCAGCGTTACAAGGGAACCATAAAAC
- a CDS encoding response regulator transcription factor produces MRIAIIEDDITILNTLSEALRKEKFAVDVSSDGEEGLYLLQEYPIDLAIVDLGLPNMSGIDLIKQARKEGCKTPILILTARSNWQQKVEGLEAGADDYVVKPFEFEEILARIRALLRRTGQWTDETLHCPPIKLNMSTHQVFTDDQAVSLTTQEFKLLSYLMTYAGKVIAKDKLIEHIYEDDVMHESNVLEVFIRRLRKKLDPDNTLKPIKTIRGSGYQWVLPRQNA; encoded by the coding sequence ATGCGTATTGCGATTATTGAAGATGACATCACCATTTTGAACACCTTAAGTGAAGCTTTACGCAAAGAAAAATTTGCTGTTGATGTCTCTAGCGATGGTGAAGAAGGTTTGTATCTTCTCCAGGAATACCCCATAGACCTTGCAATTGTTGATTTGGGTTTACCCAATATGTCTGGTATTGATCTGATCAAACAAGCGCGCAAAGAAGGCTGTAAAACACCGATTTTAATTTTGACGGCTCGGAGCAACTGGCAACAAAAGGTGGAAGGTTTAGAAGCTGGCGCCGATGACTATGTGGTTAAACCCTTTGAATTTGAAGAAATTTTAGCTCGCATCAGAGCACTGTTAAGAAGAACGGGGCAATGGACCGATGAAACCCTGCATTGTCCACCCATCAAACTTAACATGAGCACACATCAAGTTTTTACAGATGATCAAGCGGTTAGCTTGACTACACAAGAATTTAAGCTGCTTAGTTATTTAATGACCTATGCCGGTAAAGTGATTGCTAAAGATAAATTAATTGAACATATCTATGAAGATGATGTCATGCACGAAAGTAATGTTCTAGAAGTCTTTATCCGTAGACTCCGAAAGAAACTGGACCCTGATAATACACTCAAACCCATTAAAACCATTCGCGGTAGCGGTTACCAGTGGGTTCTTCCCCGACAAAATGCATGA
- a CDS encoding DMT family transporter → MLNPYLGEIFALSTALTWASSVILFKKVSDDHAAIIMNLGKNMVAFVALIVTLIFMHNMLSPMPRSHFIYLLLSGIVGIGLADTYFFKSLQYVGAGWIALIECLYSPFVVFFAWAILLEQLDAMFFVGGTFILLSLALPVLSKQSLSVSKEAMKKGIFYGCLAMGLMAISITLIKPVLEIYSVLQSACIRILGGLLFLIFQSLVRYKKQSLALTKNLFSQGGKTFIPAALMGSYLSYILWIAGFKYTQASKAALLNQTSTVFTIVLAYIFLKEPMHKVKLLSIALAICGTLLILS, encoded by the coding sequence ATGCTTAATCCTTATCTGGGTGAAATTTTTGCTTTGTCCACAGCCTTAACTTGGGCAAGCTCGGTTATATTATTTAAAAAAGTCAGTGACGATCACGCTGCCATCATCATGAATTTGGGCAAAAACATGGTGGCCTTTGTTGCACTTATCGTCACCTTAATTTTTATGCATAACATGCTTAGCCCTATGCCACGCAGTCATTTTATTTATCTACTGCTTAGTGGGATTGTTGGTATTGGCCTAGCGGACACTTATTTTTTCAAAAGCTTGCAATATGTTGGTGCTGGCTGGATTGCCTTAATCGAATGCTTGTACAGCCCTTTTGTCGTGTTTTTTGCCTGGGCTATTTTATTGGAACAACTGGACGCCATGTTTTTTGTGGGAGGAACATTTATTTTATTAAGTCTGGCCTTACCGGTTTTAAGTAAACAAAGCCTGAGTGTCAGTAAAGAAGCCATGAAGAAAGGAATTTTTTATGGCTGCTTGGCCATGGGCTTGATGGCGATTTCTATAACCCTAATTAAACCCGTTCTTGAAATTTACAGCGTTTTACAAAGTGCCTGTATTCGAATTTTGGGAGGCTTGTTGTTTTTGATTTTTCAAAGCCTGGTTCGATACAAAAAACAAAGTCTTGCTTTAACCAAAAATCTTTTTTCCCAGGGTGGAAAAACTTTTATTCCTGCGGCACTGATGGGATCTTACTTATCTTATATTTTATGGATTGCAGGTTTTAAATACACTCAAGCCAGCAAAGCCGCTTTACTCAACCAAACCAGTACGGTTTTTACCATTGTCTTGGCCTATATTTTTTTAAAAGAACCCATGCACAAAGTTAAACTGCTTTCAATTGCTTTGGCTATTTGTGGGACACTGTTAATCTTAAGTTGA
- a CDS encoding nucleoside phosphorylase, with amino-acid sequence MSNANHIVSAQGKEYHIDCKKGDLAEYIILVGDPARSQKIAQHFDSIEFEAQHREYHSYTGKLNGVRISVMSTGIGPASMEIAVIEACQITQAPTFIRCGSSGAILEHIKPGDLIISQASMRMEDTSQYFVPNAFPAVANYEICKALEQQAQKLKLTYHVGITASASGFYGAQGRSVNGLPQAQTYSTEQLKQWKVSNFEMETSTLFTLAHLKGLKAGAICAAYANRSSNTFLDDASRTQVEKNCIEVALNTMLDLAQQEKVQ; translated from the coding sequence ATGTCCAATGCCAACCATATTGTTTCAGCTCAAGGTAAAGAGTATCACATTGATTGCAAAAAAGGCGATTTGGCTGAATATATTATTTTGGTCGGCGATCCTGCAAGAAGTCAAAAAATTGCCCAGCATTTTGACAGCATTGAATTTGAAGCGCAGCATAGAGAGTACCATTCTTATACGGGTAAACTCAATGGCGTCAGAATCAGCGTGATGTCTACCGGCATTGGTCCGGCCAGTATGGAAATAGCTGTCATTGAAGCTTGCCAAATTACGCAAGCACCAACCTTTATCCGCTGTGGCAGCAGCGGTGCTATTTTGGAACACATCAAACCCGGTGATTTAATTATTTCTCAAGCCTCGATGCGCATGGAAGACACCTCTCAATATTTTGTTCCCAATGCTTTTCCTGCTGTGGCCAATTATGAAATATGCAAAGCCTTAGAGCAGCAAGCACAAAAATTAAAGCTGACTTATCATGTTGGCATTACCGCCAGTGCCAGTGGATTTTATGGGGCGCAAGGTCGTTCTGTTAATGGTCTGCCCCAAGCTCAAACCTACAGCACCGAGCAACTCAAACAATGGAAGGTCAGTAATTTTGAAATGGAAACCTCTACCTTATTCACTTTAGCGCATCTTAAAGGTTTAAAAGCTGGCGCAATTTGTGCCGCTTATGCCAACCGCTCCAGCAATACTTTTTTGGATGATGCGTCTCGCACACAAGTAGAAAAAAACTGTATTGAGGTTGCTTTAAACACCATGCTTGATTTGGCCCAACAAGAGAAAGTTCAATAG
- a CDS encoding hemolysin family protein: MFVCILLEAFFSGSEIAVVSVNRAHLKFLVDKGSKKAKALNEVLSNPEWLLGTTLLGTNFSTITLNVVATLFVIEHFGSQYEFLTILITAPLVLFFGEVLPKALFQNFADKIALELIFPLRFFSWLLSPFIFTTSKLVNWISRIFGVHKNKHTPLINREELELLFQASEQSETGLAKTMEKQMIDRVFHFSEKICKDIMIPLVDMVSISENSTLLQAKKALTEHGHSRIPVYRKRIDNIVGWLTHHDLLNLDNQHSLITKIMRKPFYIPDNISIDKLLIDMQKQAINLAMVVDEYGGVIGMITMEDILEEIIGDIEDEHDESQNHVFDVGSNSLLVSARISIEEINQLIPDQIPLGEYETLGGYLIQKFRRIPNQGASIEDLSMRFIIEEATKKSIETIKIVTRSDQDQEKN; this comes from the coding sequence ATGTTCGTTTGTATTCTGCTGGAAGCTTTTTTTTCTGGTTCTGAAATTGCGGTTGTTTCTGTTAACCGCGCTCATTTAAAATTTTTAGTGGATAAAGGCTCTAAAAAAGCCAAAGCATTAAATGAGGTTTTATCCAACCCAGAATGGTTATTGGGTACAACATTGCTTGGAACCAATTTTTCAACCATTACACTGAATGTTGTTGCCACATTATTTGTTATTGAACACTTTGGTTCTCAATATGAATTTTTAACCATTCTGATTACAGCCCCTCTGGTATTGTTCTTTGGTGAAGTCTTACCCAAAGCTTTGTTTCAAAACTTTGCTGATAAAATTGCGCTTGAGCTAATTTTTCCATTGCGTTTTTTTTCCTGGTTACTCAGCCCTTTTATTTTTACAACTTCAAAGCTGGTCAACTGGATTAGTAGAATTTTTGGGGTTCATAAAAACAAACATACACCTTTAATTAACCGTGAAGAACTTGAACTATTGTTTCAAGCCTCTGAACAAAGTGAAACCGGTTTGGCCAAAACCATGGAAAAACAAATGATTGACCGGGTCTTTCATTTTTCTGAAAAAATTTGCAAAGACATCATGATACCCTTGGTGGATATGGTTTCTATCAGCGAAAACTCAACCTTATTGCAAGCAAAAAAAGCCTTAACTGAGCATGGTCATAGTCGTATCCCGGTGTATAGAAAACGTATTGATAATATTGTTGGCTGGCTCACACATCATGATTTACTAAATTTAGATAATCAACACAGCTTGATTACCAAAATTATGCGTAAACCCTTTTATATTCCTGATAATATCAGCATTGATAAACTGCTGATTGATATGCAAAAACAAGCGATTAACTTGGCCATGGTTGTTGATGAATACGGTGGGGTCATTGGTATGATCACCATGGAAGATATTCTTGAAGAAATCATTGGTGATATTGAAGATGAGCACGATGAAAGTCAAAATCATGTTTTTGATGTTGGGAGCAACAGTCTTTTGGTTTCCGCCAGAATCAGTATTGAAGAAATCAATCAATTGATTCCTGATCAAATTCCTTTGGGGGAATACGAAACTCTGGGAGGGTATTTGATTCAAAAATTCAGACGTATCCCCAACCAAGGGGCCAGCATTGAAGACTTATCCATGCGCTTTATCATTGAAGAAGCCACAAAAAAATCCATTGAAACCATCAAAATTGTTACCCGTTCTGACCAAGACCAAGAAAAAAATTGA
- a CDS encoding PilZ domain-containing protein, with the protein MDKAFEVSTQASKKKSYSGPERRQYPRLTFDTMVDIVISDHDYFFDFALNFSVGGFFFETERTLNLNQEVEVLFPLPLENWVYKARAIPLWHYKNLDEDNYNLESPEGYGFKIISFASEEDQQHINTYFKNPPDLSLADEIV; encoded by the coding sequence TTGGATAAAGCTTTTGAGGTGTCTACACAAGCTTCAAAAAAAAAATCTTACTCTGGTCCAGAACGTAGACAATACCCTCGCCTGACCTTTGACACCATGGTTGATATCGTTATCAGTGATCATGACTATTTTTTTGATTTTGCTTTAAATTTTTCTGTAGGCGGATTTTTTTTTGAAACAGAAAGAACTTTAAACCTTAATCAGGAAGTGGAAGTTCTTTTTCCTTTACCCTTAGAAAACTGGGTTTATAAAGCACGCGCCATTCCCCTGTGGCATTATAAAAACTTAGATGAAGACAATTACAATCTGGAATCGCCTGAAGGTTATGGCTTTAAAATTATTTCTTTTGCTTCAGAAGAAGATCAGCAACACATCAACACTTACTTTAAAAATCCGCCAGACTTGTCTTTGGCCGATGAAATCGTATAA